The genomic interval AATCAAAATCAAAAAGAATTACTTTAATTAAGTACACACTTATAGTACCATTAGTTCTAGCGATGTTGGTATACACATCTTGCTCTAAAGAAAATGAATTAGAAACAGAGCAGTCACTAGAACAACAAATTGCTTCATTAAAATTTGCTATTGAGGAAAAAGGCGAGATCTCAGAGAGTGAAACACAACTGCTCAATGAGCTCAATAAATCATTAGTGGGAAAATCTAACATGACTCTGGTTTATTCATATAGCCCGGACAATAATGGAAAGGATATAGAAGAAGTAGTAGAGCAAAGAAGACTTGAAGAGAATGGTGAAAATATCCCATTTGCAGTTATTGATGAAGTTCCCGTTTTTCCTGGATGTGAAGGACTTTCCTCTAACGCAGAGCGCAAGCAATGTATGTCTAGTAAAATCTCAGAAAGTATAGGAAGTAACTTTGACACCTCAATAGGAAAAAAGTTAGGATTATCAGGTGTTACTAGAATTTTTGCCACTTTCAAAATTGACAAAAATGGATATATTTCAGGGCTACGTACACGCTCGCCTCATCCCTCATTGGATCTCGAAGCAGAACGTGTGATATCAATGATTCCTAAAATGGAACCTGGTAAGCAAAATGGAGAGCCTGTAAGTGTTTTATATAGCCTCCCAATTACTTTCGCAATCAGTGAATAACAGAATGAAAAACTTAATTGGAATCTTATTAATCTTAGGTAGTATAAAAGCCGGAGCACAGTCTTCGGCTTTAACTATTGGTGATAGTTTATATGCGTCAGGGAACTATTCAAAAGCAATTGCTAGTTATGTATCTGTAGTAAACCCAAATTCTAAAACATTTTTACAAATCGCCAGAGCTTATAATGCAAAGGGGGTAAAAGGTTCAGCACTAGAATACTATAAAAAGTCAATTCAAAAAGAGAATCGGCAGCCTATCGCACAATTAGAATATGGAAAGCTATTGCTCTCGCAATTAAAATTTTACACCGCAGATACCGTATTTTCCTCGCTCACAAACCAGTATCCAGATAATCCAGAATATTATTACCAATTAGGAAGATCTTTACAGCTAATTGAGAGAAAAAATAAAACGGACTCAACCTCAATTGCATCCGTTAGTACTATTGAATTACCTGAGACCGCTTTCGCGAAAGCGGTACAACTAGATTCCACCCATCAGAAGGCGATGTATGACTTATCTAAAATATATCTTGCAAAAAGGGACTATACAAATGTTGAAAAAATCACAAGCAAGGCGTTAGAAAGCGACCCAGAAAATATTAAAATGATAAGCCTTCAGGCGCAGAATTATTATTACAAAGGCTGGTGGACAGAAGCGATTGTGCGTTTTGAAAAATTGATCTCATTAGGGCAATCTACTAGTTTTATTCATGACAAATTGGGTAGATCTTATTACCAAAAAAGACAATATAAAAAAGCGATAGCCCAGTACGAGATACTGTTAGAATCTGCAGATGATGATTGGGGCTTACATCTTACACTTTCTAGACTTTATGCTTTTGAAAATGAACTAGAAAAATCAATAACCTCTGGAAAGCAAGCACTTTATTTAAAGGATTTGCCGCTCGATGATGTGTTCTTTACATTAGGTAGATCTTACGAATTAAAAAGGGATTACAAACAAGCTTTAAATTATTACAGCAATGCCCTGAAGGAGAATTCTAATAATGATGACGCGCGCTATGGTCTAGCAGTAGCAGCAGATAATTATTATGAAGATAAAAGTGAGGTACTCAAAATGTATGAAACGTATGTGAATAGCCTAGATAAAAGTAAGATTACACCTTACAAAGCTAGACTTGCAGAGTTGCGTATACAGGAGCTAAAGCGGCAAATTTTTGTGGAAAGTAACCAATAGCTGTTCTTTTTAAAGGATCGTAAGAGAATGAAAAAATAGGTTTTAAAAGCACGATAAAAGCCGTATTTTTCCACTACGTATGAAGAGGAGTCTATATCGTGTAGTTTTTATCTGTACAGCGGTACTGTTTTTACTAAGCTGTGATCAATTACAGACTAAAAAAATCGAGTCTTCTCAATACCTTGCAGAAGACTGGAAAGCCATTAACCTTAATGAAGTAGACGTATATCCTACTTTTGAAATATGTAATAACACTCCAGAAAATGAAGAAATGCGTCTTTGCTTTGAAAAGACCGTTACAAGCATTTTTTACGAAGCACTTAATAAACATCAGGTTGTAGTTTCTCAAGACTTAGAGGAAACCGTGGTGGTAGATTTTGTGATTAATAAAAAAGGCAATTACTGTATTGATACGTTACGTGTTACAGAGGCTGTACGTTTTGAAATTCCAGAGCTAGAACAGTGGATTCATGAAGCTGCCAGAGAGCTCCCAAAAGCGTTTCCAGCCAGAAAAGAAGGGGTGCCAGTCAAAACTAGATTTAAAATCCCAGTAATCTTTAAAGTAGAAGAATAAGTACTCATCATTATTATTTGATAATGGGTTTATAAAATAAATGTATACCCTATACTAAGATCTATTGGAAATTGTTCATTATCCTCAATAAAAATAGCGAATGCATCACGGTAGTGTACGTTAAGAAAACCTTTTCCTATTCTTATATCTGCTCCTAGTCCAAAGATTGTTGGTGCTTGAAAGCTTGATCCAGAATTTTCAAAAATTATAGTTTCACTCACAGGGTCATTAGAATCAAAATAAGCTCCTCTGTCAAAAGAGGTGAAGGTTACTAGCTTCGTATTTATAAAGACATCAATTGCTTTTAGTTTTAAAAATTTAAAACGATAGTTTAGTGAGAACTGTGACCTTTTATAATCAAAGTCATTAGTAGCAAAGGTTTGCTCAACTTGAAAAACGATAGCATGCCTAGGCAAAGAAAGCGGATCTAAAATCTCAAAAGCCACTCCACCTTGAGGATTCTTTGAGTTTTTAGGATTTGTTGTAAAAATGTTATTCGTGATTCCACCAAAAATACCTAGTCGATATTCAGGATCTGTCATAAAACTATTTGCAACATAAGAGGCATCCTTAAGAAGATTGTATGTGTTGAAGAAAGTACGCAAACTACCTAAAGTTAGGTTGATTTTAGCTGTATCAATCGAAGCATCTGTAGTTAATTCAGCAAGGGTTTTTTTATATTCCTCTTGGTACTTATCATCAATTCTAGTATTGACTAGTTCCATTACAATCCCATCTTTCAGTGCGAAGTAGCGGTAATCGCGATCAATAGTATTCCATAGGAGTGTGAGAGTTCCTTCTACTTCTTTCCCTAAATCATAAGAAACACCATCTACCTTATATGTTTCCGTTTGTGCGTTTGCAAGAACAGTACAAGACAACACTATTATTGTTAGGAAAAAATTTTTCATAAAAGAAATTTGGGCAGTTTAAATATAGCAAATTATCTACGGTAGTTACGTCCTTTCCATTCAAAACCAACCATTAAGGCATTTAAAGCGATGTAAGTGCTTATAAATGGATAGAATATGGATACTAATGGAAGATAGGCTATATATCGCCATCTTTTATAAAATGCAGCCTCTTTTAGGATTAACTGGGCGTCTATTATAAGCTTAACAATTAGCAGTGGTAAAATGATTAATAATGCATAATGGTATACACCAGTCTTCAATAGAAAATTATCAAATAAGGTAAATATTAAGTAACTAAATAGAAAAACCCAAAGTGCATTAACTACCAAAACTAAGAGCCCAATATATTTTGAAAACCAAAAACTATAATGAGTAGCTTTTTTTGCCCATCGTATTCTTTGATTTATAAAACCAGTCCAACTTTTTTGTGGCTGTGTAGTTGTAATTACTAAAGAAGATTTTAGGTATTGAATGTTTGCATCCTTTCGACTCGCCATTTGTTCCAGTAAAAAATGATCATCTCCACTAGCGATGTGGTTATGAGCATCGTATCCATTTAATTTCAAGAAATGTTCTTTATCAAAAGCAAGATTTGCACCGTTGCATAGAAAAGGTAGCTTTAGTCCAAATCCACCTACAGTAGCTCCCATCAAACTTAAAAAATCTAGCTGCTCGTAAGCTTTAAAGAATGATCGTTTCTCTGATATGGCAATCGCAACAGGCATAACAACCAATTGGCAGTTTTTAGCCCTTATAAAATGATCAAGAACATCAAGCCAAGAAGGTTGTACAATACAATCTGCATCTGTAGTTACAATCCAGTCACCAGAGGCAAGATGTATTGCCGTTTGTAACGCATCTTTTTTTGGTGACGAGGATTTTATTTGATTATCGATTAAACGTATATGATTTGTAGCATGCTTTTTAATGAAATCTAAAACAATACGTTCAGAATTATCGGTTGAGGCATCATTTACGAGTATAATTTCAAATAATGCCGTGGGATACGTTAAGCTATTTAAGGAAGAGAGTAGATTTAAAAGGTTATCAGCTTCATTTCTAAATGGAATAATAACAGAAAATCGAGTGATGGGAGTGGATAATTTAGGAACAAACTCTTTCTCTAAGATACTGCCTATATATAAAGCCCCAATGGTGATTACATACAAAGCAAAAGGTATGATAATAAGCCATATCATTGAGTTGCAATTTTGAAAGGTCTTTGACGTATCAACAAGTAATAAGCACCTAAAATTAGCGGAAGCAATACATTAAAAAACCACATTAGTAATACGGTCATAAGTACAATTTCTTCAGCCACATCAAACCAGGCAAAAACAATAACAGCTACACTCACACGAACAACCACATCAAATAATTGCATGATTGGAAAAAGAGAACTTAATACATACATGGTAAAAATACACGCCATTGAAAATGGATAGTTAAGATCAGATCCCAAAAGATATAGAATTAGATAAAATTGGTGTGCAAAAATGACATACCTTAAGATGGATAACAAGCGAACCTTCGTTTTCAATGGTGCTGGAATTTTCTTCCAAAATCCCTTAATTTTATACCAAACATTACCTTTTAAGGTCCAGTTTATACTCCTTAAAAGTTTAGGTGTAATTTGATACAGAATTAAGGTCATAAAAATACTTAGTCCCCAAAAGAAAATAGCTGTACCACTTGTGAAAAAAGCAATGACACCTAAACCGATAAAACCAAAAATTAACGTAGCCAGTAATTGATACATATTGCCAATAAAATTTAGAAATAATATCTTTTTTCGCTCTTTTGGATTATAAAAAAATGCTTTAGAACCGTAATCACCAGCTTTTGCAGGAGTAATAAAACCAATAAGATGAGCGGTAAATGTTTGGTTTACGCTTTCGCGAAAGCGTATATCTTCTAAATAACTAACTAATTCCTTCCATTTTAAAACCTCAAAAAACCAATTTGCTGTCGAAAAGAGAAGTAAGGTAGTAACGAGAAAAATAACATTTAAAGTTGAATGAAGATCTAGTTGATTGCGGAGTTCTTGCAAAGATTGAGCATCTATTTTTAAATAGATGAAATAGGCAGCAGCTACGAGAATGAGAATCTTAACGATTGCCCATAGTAATTGTTTAGTTTTGCTTGATAATCTTGGCATTAAATTTCTTTAAGAAGTCACAAAGTAACAATAAAACCATTGGTAGAAGAAAAAATCATATTAGGTATCGATCCAGGAACTACAATTATGGGGTTTGGACTTATAAAGGTGGTAAATAAAAAGATGGAATTCATTCAGTTTAATGAGTTGCTTTTACAGAAATATAACGACCCATATGTCAAGCTAAAACTGATTTTTGAACGAACTATTCACCTCATAGATACCTACCATCCTGATGAAATTGCTATTGAAGCGCCATTTTTTGGAAAAAACGTACAGAGTATGCTTAAATTAGGTAGGGCACAAGGTGTAGCCATGGCTGCTGGGCTTTCAAGGCAAATACCTATTACAGAGTATTTACCTAAAAAAATAAAAATGGCAATTACCGGCAATGGTAATGCCAGTAAAGAACAAGTAGCAAAAATGCTGCAATCTGTTCTTAAACTCAAAACCCTCCCTAAAAACTTAGACGCAACAGATGGACTCGCTGCTGCTGTGTGTCATTTTTACAATTCTGGACGTGTAGAAATAGGGAAGAGTTACTCTGGATGGGAAAGTTTTGTAAAGCAAAATGAGAAACGAATAAAAAAGTAGTTCGCAATATTTTAATGAGTACGTGCAACTAATTGAAGGAATCACATAACACTTATGTCTAGTCTTTACATCCATATACCGTTTTGCAAGCAGGCGTGTCACTATTGTGACTTCCACTTTTCTACTACCATGGGGAAAAAGGAGGAGATGATAGCAGCGATAATTCGGGAATTAGAGCTTCGCAAAGACGAGTTTGAGGGTGAAGAAGTTTCAAATATCTATTTTGGCGGGGGGACTCCTTCTGTGCTCGATACAGAAGAAATTAACCAAATTATTGACGCGTGTTATAAAAATTATAACATTCAAGAGGATCCAGAAATCACTTTAGAAGCAAATCCAGATGATCTCACAGAGATAAAAATCAACCAGTTAGCTGCCTCGAGAATCAATAGACTGAGCATTGGAGTACAATCTTTTTTTGAGCAAGATTTAAAATTAATGAACCGTGCTCATAATGCACAAGAGGCGATTGACTGTATCACGCTTTCGCGAAAGCGTTTTCCCAATAGTTCACTCGACCTCATTTACGGTATCCCAGAGATGAGTATGGAGCGTTGGGAACAGAACATTGACACCGCTCTTTCTTTAGGTGTTCCTCACATTTCTGCCTATGCTTTAACGGTTGAGCCTAAAACTGCTCTTGAAAACTTCATAAAAAAGGGTATTGTCCCTCCGGTACAAGATGAAGTAGCTCAAGAACATCATGCCTTATTAATTAAGAAAATGGAGGCGGAAGGATATGAAAATTACGAGTTTTCAAATTTTGCATTACCTGGCTACCATTCAAAGAATAATACGGCTTACTGGCAGGGTAAAAAATATATAGGGATAGGACCCTCTGCGCATAGTTACGATGGGAAGAGACGCGCGTGGAATATCAATAACAACCCAAAATTTATTAAGGCAATCACAGCGGGAGAGCTCCCTCAAGAAGTAGAGAAACTTACACTTACAGATAGTTATAATGAGTATGTGATGACACGATTGCGTACTAAATATGGTGTGTCTTTAAATGAGATCAATTCCTTGTTTGGTGCGAAGTTTAAAAATTACTTTCTAGAACATTCTAAAAAGCATCTGGACGAGCATTTACTTTTTAGAGAAGAAGATCGTGTCTACGTTTCAAGAAAAGGAAAATTCCTAAGTGACGGTATCGCTAGCGACTTATTCTTGCTTAATTTGGGGTAATTACCTCTAGTGATTGACATATATTGTCTAAAAATTACAGATTCCGTATATTTAAACAAACCTCATATCTAGCTACTGTGCACGCAAAAATTACCCATAACAATAAAATCTACGCTGTAGATTTATCCAAACCTATCGATATTTCTATACCGCTTAGGCAAGATAAAAATCCAACTGCGTGGTATCTCGAAGGGCCAAAATTTGAACCCGTAACTGACGGGGAATGGGTAGGAAAAGTAAGTGAAGGAGGAGATGTAAACTTCACAACCATTACTTTTAACCCGCATTCTCACGGTACGCATACAGAATCTGCCGGTCACATTACAGAAAAAGTATATAGCATCAATAAACAGCTTACACAATTTTTCTTCATTGCAGAAGTAATCACAGTCATACCAGAACCTCTAGATAATGAAGATGATGATTTTATCCTAAAAGATAGACAGTTTGCAAGGTTGCTTAGAGATAAATCCCCCGAAGCATTAGTAGTAAGAACACTCCCTAATGCGAGAGAGAAAAAAACGATGGATTGGTCACACACCAATTGGCCTTACGTAGAGGATAAAGCAATGGCGAGATTTTGTCGTAATGGTATCAAGCACCTGCTTATTGATTTGCCTAGTGTAGACAAAGAAAAAGATGGTGGCGAACTCAAATCTCATCACGCTTTTTGGAATATTCCCAAAAATATACGCTTAGACGCGACCATAACAGAGATGATTTACGTGCCACATGATGTTCCAGACGGTACCTATCTTCTCAATTTACAGATTGCATCTTTCGAAAATGACGCAACACCTAGTAAGCCAGTTTTGTATGCTATAGAATAAAAGAAGTGTAACCTTTCAATATAAATTAGCTAGTATTTCAGGTTCTTCAAATTGCGTTAGTTCTTTTAGTATCTTAAAGTCTATTATGAATAGATATACTAAAAGTCTTCCGTTGGCAATTTTCCTTTTCGCTTTCGCGAAAGCGATTACCGCACAATCATATGTTGATCTAGTAAAGTTTAATTATGGGTCTATCATAAATGCTGGCTATGAAAATAGTGATGAGCATACAGATATATCTTTAATTAATGGAACAATCACACTTCCCATTCCCGTAACCGAAGATGTAGCCATTATTACTGGAGCAGAATTTATAAGTCAAAATCTTTCACTAAGTCCTAATGCTTTTGAAACCAACATATCCTCCATAGCTTTAAGAGCAGGTTTATCTTGGAAACATAGTGACAAGTGGTCTGGTACGTATGTACTCATACCAAAAATGGCTGGTGAGGAACTTAATTTTGAGGGAGATAATTTCTTTTTGGGTGCAATTGCTCTTTTAAAATATCAAAAGACCTCTAGCACGCAATATCGTTTTGGCATTTATGCCTCAGATGAAGCTTTTGGTACGCTGGTAACTCCCATACTAGGTATGTACTATAATAGCCCATCGAACAATTGGGAGGTTACGGCAAACCTGCCACTCACAGCAGATGTGAATTATAGCTTTAATCCAGGTCTTGCGCTTGGTTTTGCCTTACAATCTCAAGTACGCTCCTATGGACTTAAACCTATCGAGGGAATTGAAAATCGATACGTTCAAGGTCAGAATATAGAATTTGGACCTTACATACAGCAATCTTTTTTAGATAAAAAATTGTTGTTAAACTTTCAAACGGGTTATGCCAGCATTGATTATGCGAGTTATGCCGTTAGTGATAAAGTGTCTTGGCGATTATTAGCTTTTGATTTTGGAGATAATCGTACACAACTTAATCCAGTCACAACGGGTTCAATCTTTTTGCGAATAGGAGCTATTTATAGATTTCATCTCAAAACGGATGAGGATTAATATTAAGTATCACCATCTAGTATAAGGATGTTTAGAAAGTTGAGCATTGTAATATCTTATGTCACCTGTAACTTCTTTTCCTAGCCAAGAAGGTTTTTCAAAATGTTCATCTTCTGCAGTAAGTTCAATTTCTGCAAGTATAAGTCCGTTATTTTCACCATAGAAGATATCTACTTCCCATAAATGTTTCCCTGCCGGTATCTCATAGCGTGTTTTATCTATTACTCCGGGTAAGGAAAGTTTTAAAAGTTGCTCTGCTTTTGGAATTATAATTTCTTCCTCTACTTCAATACGAGACATCCCGCTACTACTGGACTTTCCTTTTATAGTGAGATAACCTTTATCACCTTTAATTCGCACTCTAACGGTACGTTCTGGGTCAACGGAAAGATACCCTTGGGTAATGCGAGTAGTAACCTGAGCTTCTTCTTTAAAAGCATCTGAAATCACTAAGAATTTACGTTCTATTTCCAGCATTAGTTAATTATTAATTATTGAGTTTACTTCGAGTCGATTGTATACAATTTACTAAGCTCTTTAATTTCAATGTTTTCAATCTCTGAGTGATCTACTGGTTTTAAGGCAAGTTGCAGTATTGCTTTTGCAATTTCAGTAGCCTGAGTAGACCTCCATTTTTTTAGCGGACCGATCAAAATCACGTCAAGAACTGACATCATCGATTTTATAATTTTTTCCCCTTTGCGCTCCTCATTCGGTCGGCCGTTTATAAATGCAGGCTTAAGTATGTAAGTGTTTTCTATACCTACTTTTAAAACATCACGTTCCATTTCTCCTTTAGTCCTTACATAAAAAAATGGACTATTAGTTGAGGTACCCATTGACGAAATGACAAGGTAATTTGTAATACCTTTTTCCTTCGCAAGTTTTGCTGTGTTTACAGGAATTCCAAAATCAATCGCGTGGTATTTCTCTTTGTCTGGGGTCTGCGCTTTAGTGGTCCCTATGCAACAGAATACAACATCTCCAATAAAGTCATCTTTAAAAGTGTTCATATCGAGTAAGTCACAAATAATTTCTTCAACTTTTTCATGCGAGAATTCTGTGGGTCTTCTGGTAAAGAGTTTGACTTTTGAAAACGAAGCATCTTTGATAAGAAGTTCCGTAAGTAGGCCTCCTGTGAGTCCAGTAGCTCCTAATACGATTGCAGTTTTTGACATCTCTCAAAGTTACGATTTACATTGTAAAACTGTAGGTGCACTTCGTAACTTGCAAGTAATGCAAGAACTTCCCATCAGAAAAATTATTCATGTAGATATGGATGCGTTTTATGCCTCTGTAGAGCAGCTTGACAATCCTGATTTAAGGGGCAAAGCAATTGCTGTGGGTGGTGGTGGAGAACGAGGAGTGGTAAGCGCAGCAAGCTATGAAGCACGTAAATTTGGAGTGCGCAGTGCGATGGCGGGTGCGCTTGCGCGAAAGTTATGTCCTGAACTTATTTTTGTAAAAACAAATTTTGAGCGCTATCGGGAAATTTCTAACCAGATTAGAA from Dokdonia sp. Hel_I_53 carries:
- a CDS encoding M56 family metallopeptidase, with product MIKISFLETAVPVEAFQTVLPEVIIGNTQLAKGEIVTNQGYYSFPWLIVYVIGVVTSIFVLFSKIIKLLPYFKYKQLGKNIIEIPESKEAFTLFNYIFIGKDIDKLSRKQILIHERIHVKQKHTWDLLFFELLRIVMWFNPFIYVFQKQTSIIHEYLADQKAVNAQSKKEYFEQLLNAAFGTEQLSFTNTFFNHSLIKKRITMLQKSKSKRITLIKYTLIVPLVLAMLVYTSCSKENELETEQSLEQQIASLKFAIEEKGEISESETQLLNELNKSLVGKSNMTLVYSYSPDNNGKDIEEVVEQRRLEENGENIPFAVIDEVPVFPGCEGLSSNAERKQCMSSKISESIGSNFDTSIGKKLGLSGVTRIFATFKIDKNGYISGLRTRSPHPSLDLEAERVISMIPKMEPGKQNGEPVSVLYSLPITFAISE
- a CDS encoding tetratricopeptide repeat protein, producing the protein MKNLIGILLILGSIKAGAQSSALTIGDSLYASGNYSKAIASYVSVVNPNSKTFLQIARAYNAKGVKGSALEYYKKSIQKENRQPIAQLEYGKLLLSQLKFYTADTVFSSLTNQYPDNPEYYYQLGRSLQLIERKNKTDSTSIASVSTIELPETAFAKAVQLDSTHQKAMYDLSKIYLAKRDYTNVEKITSKALESDPENIKMISLQAQNYYYKGWWTEAIVRFEKLISLGQSTSFIHDKLGRSYYQKRQYKKAIAQYEILLESADDDWGLHLTLSRLYAFENELEKSITSGKQALYLKDLPLDDVFFTLGRSYELKRDYKQALNYYSNALKENSNNDDARYGLAVAADNYYEDKSEVLKMYETYVNSLDKSKITPYKARLAELRIQELKRQIFVESNQ
- a CDS encoding energy transducer TonB — its product is MKRSLYRVVFICTAVLFLLSCDQLQTKKIESSQYLAEDWKAINLNEVDVYPTFEICNNTPENEEMRLCFEKTVTSIFYEALNKHQVVVSQDLEETVVVDFVINKKGNYCIDTLRVTEAVRFEIPELEQWIHEAARELPKAFPARKEGVPVKTRFKIPVIFKVEE
- a CDS encoding glycosyltransferase, with product MIWLIIIPFALYVITIGALYIGSILEKEFVPKLSTPITRFSVIIPFRNEADNLLNLLSSLNSLTYPTALFEIILVNDASTDNSERIVLDFIKKHATNHIRLIDNQIKSSSPKKDALQTAIHLASGDWIVTTDADCIVQPSWLDVLDHFIRAKNCQLVVMPVAIAISEKRSFFKAYEQLDFLSLMGATVGGFGLKLPFLCNGANLAFDKEHFLKLNGYDAHNHIASGDDHFLLEQMASRKDANIQYLKSSLVITTTQPQKSWTGFINQRIRWAKKATHYSFWFSKYIGLLVLVVNALWVFLFSYLIFTLFDNFLLKTGVYHYALLIILPLLIVKLIIDAQLILKEAAFYKRWRYIAYLPLVSIFYPFISTYIALNALMVGFEWKGRNYRR
- the ruvC gene encoding crossover junction endodeoxyribonuclease RuvC — translated: MVEEKIILGIDPGTTIMGFGLIKVVNKKMEFIQFNELLLQKYNDPYVKLKLIFERTIHLIDTYHPDEIAIEAPFFGKNVQSMLKLGRAQGVAMAAGLSRQIPITEYLPKKIKMAITGNGNASKEQVAKMLQSVLKLKTLPKNLDATDGLAAAVCHFYNSGRVEIGKSYSGWESFVKQNEKRIKK
- the hemW gene encoding radical SAM family heme chaperone HemW, translating into MSSLYIHIPFCKQACHYCDFHFSTTMGKKEEMIAAIIRELELRKDEFEGEEVSNIYFGGGTPSVLDTEEINQIIDACYKNYNIQEDPEITLEANPDDLTEIKINQLAASRINRLSIGVQSFFEQDLKLMNRAHNAQEAIDCITLSRKRFPNSSLDLIYGIPEMSMERWEQNIDTALSLGVPHISAYALTVEPKTALENFIKKGIVPPVQDEVAQEHHALLIKKMEAEGYENYEFSNFALPGYHSKNNTAYWQGKKYIGIGPSAHSYDGKRRAWNINNNPKFIKAITAGELPQEVEKLTLTDSYNEYVMTRLRTKYGVSLNEINSLFGAKFKNYFLEHSKKHLDEHLLFREEDRVYVSRKGKFLSDGIASDLFLLNLG
- a CDS encoding cyclase family protein; the protein is MHAKITHNNKIYAVDLSKPIDISIPLRQDKNPTAWYLEGPKFEPVTDGEWVGKVSEGGDVNFTTITFNPHSHGTHTESAGHITEKVYSINKQLTQFFFIAEVITVIPEPLDNEDDDFILKDRQFARLLRDKSPEALVVRTLPNAREKKTMDWSHTNWPYVEDKAMARFCRNGIKHLLIDLPSVDKEKDGGELKSHHAFWNIPKNIRLDATITEMIYVPHDVPDGTYLLNLQIASFENDATPSKPVLYAIE
- a CDS encoding DUF6268 family outer membrane beta-barrel protein; protein product: MNRYTKSLPLAIFLFAFAKAITAQSYVDLVKFNYGSIINAGYENSDEHTDISLINGTITLPIPVTEDVAIITGAEFISQNLSLSPNAFETNISSIALRAGLSWKHSDKWSGTYVLIPKMAGEELNFEGDNFFLGAIALLKYQKTSSTQYRFGIYASDEAFGTLVTPILGMYYNSPSNNWEVTANLPLTADVNYSFNPGLALGFALQSQVRSYGLKPIEGIENRYVQGQNIEFGPYIQQSFLDKKLLLNFQTGYASIDYASYAVSDKVSWRLLAFDFGDNRTQLNPVTTGSIFLRIGAIYRFHLKTDED
- a CDS encoding CYTH domain-containing protein, which encodes MLEIERKFLVISDAFKEEAQVTTRITQGYLSVDPERTVRVRIKGDKGYLTIKGKSSSSGMSRIEVEEEIIIPKAEQLLKLSLPGVIDKTRYEIPAGKHLWEVDIFYGENNGLILAEIELTAEDEHFEKPSWLGKEVTGDIRYYNAQLSKHPYTRW
- a CDS encoding NAD(P)H-binding protein, yielding MSKTAIVLGATGLTGGLLTELLIKDASFSKVKLFTRRPTEFSHEKVEEIICDLLDMNTFKDDFIGDVVFCCIGTTKAQTPDKEKYHAIDFGIPVNTAKLAKEKGITNYLVISSMGTSTNSPFFYVRTKGEMERDVLKVGIENTYILKPAFINGRPNEERKGEKIIKSMMSVLDVILIGPLKKWRSTQATEIAKAILQLALKPVDHSEIENIEIKELSKLYTIDSK